The Candidatus Tumulicola sp. genome has a window encoding:
- a CDS encoding DUF4126 family protein translates to MNASEIFILAFALGIVAGQRSLMAPTVVSWAARLGWLNLQHSWLAFLGYALTPYIFSAFAILELIMDKLPKTPSRKTPPVFAARIVLGAFSGAALCMAARHSAAAGALLGGLGAVAGTLGGYEARTQLVKGLGAPDFAVALVEDIVAIGGGLFVVSRFA, encoded by the coding sequence GTGAACGCCTCGGAAATCTTCATCCTCGCGTTTGCGCTCGGCATCGTCGCCGGGCAGCGGTCGCTCATGGCGCCCACGGTCGTCAGTTGGGCTGCGCGCCTCGGCTGGCTCAATCTCCAACATAGCTGGTTGGCCTTCTTAGGCTACGCGCTGACTCCTTACATCTTTTCAGCGTTCGCGATTCTCGAACTAATCATGGATAAGCTTCCGAAGACGCCGAGCCGGAAAACACCGCCGGTGTTCGCTGCTCGTATCGTCTTGGGCGCATTCTCGGGAGCAGCACTATGCATGGCGGCGCGGCACTCTGCCGCAGCGGGAGCACTTCTCGGCGGTTTGGGCGCGGTGGCGGGCACTCTCGGAGGGTACGAGGCCAGAACGCAGTTGGTCAAAGGCCTTGGGGCGCCGGATTTCGCGGTCGCTCTTGTGGAGGACATTGTGGCGATAGGCGGCGGGCTTTTCGTCGTCTCGCGATTCGCATAG
- a CDS encoding DoxX family protein translates to MFQLAHLTDYGLLFLRLMAGAIYANSGYNDLKDPDARSKSIGMPKSFTVFLAVAELAGGVALILGVLQQLAAIGLILVMLGAIQKKIFVWKTGFWGKDGFGWSYDLTLISLLLVILFTNGGRFVLLR, encoded by the coding sequence ATGTTTCAGCTCGCTCACTTGACTGATTACGGCTTGCTGTTCCTTAGACTTATGGCCGGCGCGATCTATGCCAACAGCGGCTACAACGACCTCAAGGATCCGGACGCGCGCAGCAAAAGCATCGGAATGCCCAAGAGCTTCACGGTTTTCCTCGCCGTGGCCGAGCTGGCCGGCGGAGTTGCGCTTATCTTGGGTGTGCTCCAGCAGCTGGCCGCGATCGGATTGATCCTCGTCATGCTCGGCGCGATCCAGAAAAAGATCTTCGTGTGGAAGACCGGGTTTTGGGGCAAAGATGGATTTGGCTGGTCGTACGACTTGACGCTGATCTCGTTGCTGCTCGTCATCCTGTTCACCAACGGCGGCAGATTCGTGCTCTTGCGGTGA
- a CDS encoding response regulator: MNDFDDVETLLVEDSKHDAEMTMRALKKGNFLNKVFWVQDGVEALEFLRCEGDFKSRDPQQLPKLILLDLKMPRLDGLDVLRELKKDARTRAIPVVAMTSSNHTRDITASYRLGANGYVVKPVQFGAFVETVAQIGMFWLCVNRTEVT, encoded by the coding sequence GTGAACGACTTCGATGACGTTGAGACCCTCCTCGTCGAGGACAGTAAGCACGACGCCGAAATGACGATGCGCGCGTTGAAGAAGGGGAATTTCCTCAACAAGGTGTTTTGGGTCCAGGACGGCGTCGAGGCGTTGGAGTTTCTTCGCTGCGAGGGCGACTTTAAGAGCCGCGATCCGCAGCAACTCCCGAAGTTGATCCTCCTCGACTTGAAGATGCCGCGTCTTGACGGGCTCGACGTCCTGCGCGAGCTGAAGAAGGACGCGCGAACTCGTGCGATTCCGGTCGTTGCAATGACCTCGTCAAATCATACACGCGACATCACCGCGAGCTATCGGCTCGGGGCTAACGGCTATGTCGTCAAGCCGGTGCAGTTCGGGGCGTTCGTCGAGACGGTGGCGCAAATCGGGATGTTCTGGTTGTGCGTCAATCGGACCGAAGTGACGTGA
- a CDS encoding ATP-binding protein: MARSVSVAGAPKPPKPRAKSPVLLHVVAPTHAIEQTITPDDLTPDQALAEPAPVNAELERRLAERTVERDTVARDEALTELTRTNAELTRRLAERTIERDTVARDQALAELTRTNAELKQRLAERTIERDDVARDEALTELTRTNAELTRRLAERTIERDTVARDEALAELTRTNAELKQRLAERTIERDDVARDEALTELARTNAELKQRLAERTIERDTVARDEALAELTRTNAELKQRLAERTIERDDVARDEALAELARTNAELKQRLAERTIERDTVARDEALAELTRTNAELKQRLAERTIERDDVARDEALTELARTNAELKQRLAERTIERDDVARGKATAELVRTNMAEEELHAHAADLTALNAELESFSYSVSHDLRSPLRAVLNYTHSIEEDHGSQLDDEGRRLLSVVASEALRMGDLIDDLLAFSQLGRQPLVNAPVNMTSLAREVAAEQALAAGQLASIFVIPDLPVVRGDRVLLRQVWVNLLANAIKYSSKKADPQLRVWATQEASRVVYHVQDDGVGFDMKYADKLFGVFQRLHRSDEFEGTGVGLAIVKRIIQRHGGTVWADARLGEGATFSFGLPIGNDK; this comes from the coding sequence GTGGCCCGATCCGTCTCCGTTGCGGGCGCGCCGAAACCGCCGAAACCGCGCGCGAAATCTCCGGTGCTCCTCCACGTCGTCGCGCCAACGCATGCAATAGAGCAGACGATAACGCCCGACGACCTCACCCCGGACCAAGCCCTCGCCGAGCCCGCGCCCGTTAACGCAGAGCTCGAGCGACGCCTGGCCGAGCGCACGGTCGAACGCGACACCGTCGCTCGAGACGAAGCGCTCACCGAACTTACGCGGACCAACGCTGAGCTCACGCGACGTCTCGCCGAGCGCACGATCGAACGCGACACTGTCGCTCGGGACCAAGCCCTCGCCGAGCTCACGCGCACCAACGCAGAACTGAAGCAGCGTCTCGCTGAGCGCACGATCGAACGCGACGACGTCGCTCGGGACGAAGCACTCACCGAACTCACGCGGACCAACGCCGAGCTGACGCGACGTCTCGCCGAGCGCACGATCGAACGCGACACCGTCGCTCGCGACGAAGCACTCGCCGAGCTCACGCGCACCAACGCAGAACTGAAGCAGCGTCTCGCCGAACGCACGATCGAACGCGACGACGTCGCTCGGGACGAAGCGCTCACCGAGCTGGCGCGCACCAACGCGGAACTCAAGCAACGTCTGGCCGAGCGCACGATCGAACGCGACACCGTCGCGCGAGACGAAGCTCTCGCCGAGCTCACGCGCACCAACGCAGAACTGAAGCAGCGTCTCGCCGAGCGCACGATCGAACGCGATGACGTCGCTCGGGACGAGGCCCTCGCGGAGCTGGCGCGCACCAACGCGGAGCTCAAGCAACGCCTGGCCGAGCGCACGATCGAACGCGACACCGTCGCTCGCGACGAAGCACTCGCCGAGCTCACGCGCACCAACGCAGAACTCAAGCAACGTCTGGCCGAGCGCACGATCGAACGCGACGACGTCGCACGGGACGAAGCGCTCACCGAGCTGGCGCGCACCAACGCGGAACTCAAGCAACGTCTGGCCGAGCGTACGATCGAACGCGATGACGTCGCTCGGGGAAAAGCCACTGCCGAGCTTGTCCGAACGAACATGGCCGAAGAAGAGTTGCATGCGCATGCGGCCGACCTCACAGCTCTTAACGCCGAATTGGAGAGCTTCAGCTATTCGGTTTCCCACGACCTCCGCTCACCGCTTCGCGCCGTTTTGAACTACACGCACTCGATCGAAGAGGACCACGGTTCCCAACTCGACGACGAAGGCCGGCGTCTTCTTTCCGTCGTCGCCAGCGAGGCGTTGCGGATGGGCGATCTCATCGACGACTTGCTCGCCTTTTCGCAACTGGGGCGCCAGCCTTTGGTGAACGCGCCGGTCAACATGACGAGCTTGGCCCGGGAGGTCGCGGCCGAGCAGGCGCTAGCGGCCGGCCAGCTGGCCTCGATCTTCGTCATACCCGACCTTCCCGTCGTGCGCGGTGACCGCGTCCTGCTGCGCCAAGTGTGGGTGAACTTGCTCGCCAACGCGATCAAATACTCGAGCAAGAAAGCAGATCCACAACTGCGCGTTTGGGCGACGCAGGAAGCGTCTCGCGTCGTCTATCACGTGCAAGACGACGGGGTCGGCTTCGACATGAAGTACGCCGATAAGCTCTTCGGCGTCTTTCAGCGCCTTCACCGAAGCGATGAGTTCGAAGGCACCGGAGTGGGCCTCGCAATCGTAAAGCGGATCATCCAACGTCACGGCGGCACGGTTTGGGCCGATGCCCGGCTTGGCGAAGGAGCCACATTCTCATTTGGTTTGCCGATCGGAAATGACAAGTGA
- a CDS encoding NAD(P)/FAD-dependent oxidoreductase: MNADVIVVGAGAAGLSAARSLAGRSLQVIVLEARDRIGGRAWSKPSVRKAVAEELGAEFIHGRAEETMALLRDAGTAAIETVGDGWTCREEGDLRRDEADLRSATRIFEKARALADDESVERFLRRFENDKDNREAVRAARAFVEGFEAADPAIASVKAISDELWSGVDFASARPLGGYGPMFERLRDACAAAEVQISLSTIVQRISWRRGAVAVAMKSEWGEARTIHARAAIVTLPVGVLRHNGDETEVVFDPDLPAAKREALRNIEMGHVVRVGLWFRTAFWERIRNGRYRDAAFFRCLERPFAAYWTQLPVRSELIVAWVGGPKATALGSASQAELIERALDGFGTLVGEPALAREEFESGVMHDWNQDPFSRGAYSYVAVGGGDARAVLGAPVDDALFFAGEATSNDGQGGTVNGALETGERAAREAATALGAKAK, translated from the coding sequence TTGAACGCAGACGTCATCGTGGTCGGTGCCGGCGCGGCGGGCTTGTCGGCTGCGCGGAGCCTCGCCGGCCGGTCGCTGCAGGTGATCGTACTGGAGGCGCGTGACCGCATAGGCGGTCGCGCGTGGTCGAAGCCGTCGGTGCGAAAAGCGGTGGCGGAGGAACTCGGCGCGGAGTTCATCCACGGCCGGGCCGAAGAGACGATGGCGTTGCTTCGCGATGCCGGGACTGCCGCGATCGAAACCGTCGGCGATGGGTGGACATGTCGCGAGGAGGGGGACCTGCGACGCGACGAAGCCGACTTGCGATCGGCCACCCGCATCTTCGAAAAGGCTCGCGCGCTCGCCGACGATGAGAGCGTCGAACGATTTCTGCGGCGCTTCGAGAACGACAAAGACAACCGCGAAGCGGTGCGAGCGGCGCGCGCATTCGTCGAAGGATTCGAAGCCGCCGATCCGGCGATCGCAAGCGTGAAAGCGATCTCGGACGAGTTGTGGTCGGGCGTCGATTTTGCGAGCGCGCGGCCGCTCGGCGGTTACGGGCCGATGTTCGAGCGCCTGCGCGACGCCTGCGCCGCCGCAGAAGTTCAGATCTCCTTGTCGACGATCGTGCAGCGGATTTCGTGGCGGCGCGGCGCCGTCGCCGTCGCTATGAAAAGTGAGTGGGGGGAAGCACGGACGATTCATGCGCGAGCAGCCATTGTGACGCTTCCGGTCGGCGTCTTGCGCCATAACGGCGACGAAACCGAGGTCGTGTTCGATCCCGACTTGCCCGCAGCTAAGCGCGAAGCGCTTCGGAACATCGAAATGGGCCACGTGGTCAGGGTAGGGCTTTGGTTCCGAACGGCGTTCTGGGAGCGGATTCGAAACGGACGCTACCGCGACGCAGCATTTTTCCGCTGCCTAGAGCGGCCGTTCGCGGCGTATTGGACGCAGTTGCCGGTGCGCAGCGAGCTGATCGTGGCGTGGGTGGGCGGTCCGAAGGCGACCGCATTGGGCAGCGCCTCGCAGGCAGAGCTCATCGAGCGCGCGCTCGACGGCTTTGGGACCTTGGTCGGCGAGCCCGCGCTCGCGCGTGAGGAGTTCGAAAGCGGTGTCATGCACGATTGGAACCAGGACCCGTTCTCGCGCGGCGCATACAGTTACGTCGCCGTCGGTGGCGGGGATGCGCGCGCCGTGCTCGGGGCGCCCGTCGACGATGCGCTGTTCTTCGCAGGCGAGGCGACATCGAATGATGGGCAAGGCGGCACGGTGAACGGGGCGCTTGAAACGGGTGAGCGCGCCGCCCGGGAAGCGGCGACCGCGCTCGGAGCCAAGGCAAAATAA